The proteins below are encoded in one region of Manis pentadactyla isolate mManPen7 chromosome 2, mManPen7.hap1, whole genome shotgun sequence:
- the GPATCH11 gene encoding G patch domain-containing protein 11 isoform X1, translating into MKLSMAEEEDYMSDSFINVQEDIRPGLPMLRQIREARRKEEKQQETNLKNRQKSLKDEEQERRDIGLKNALGCENKGFALLQKMGYKSGQALGKSGDGIVEPIPLHVKTGKSGIGHEALLKRRAEEKLESYRRKIHMKNQAEEKAAEQFRMRLKSKQDEMKLEGDLKKSQRVCQQLDTQKNIQVPREAWYWLRLEEETEKEEEEEKEQEEDEYKSEDLSVLERLQILTGYLRQEHLYCIWCGTDYEDKEDLSSNCPGPTSADHD; encoded by the exons ATGAAGTTGAGCATGGCAGAAGAAGAGGACTACATGTCTGATTCCTTCATTAATGTCCA AGAAGATATCAGACCAGGATTGCCAATGCTGAGGCAAATCCGAGAAGCCCGTcgaaaagaagaaaagcaacaggaaactaatttgaaaaataggcagaagaGTTTGAAAGATGAAGAACAAGAAAGACGTGACATTGGGTTGAAGAATGCATTAGGCTGTGAAAATAAAGGTTTTGCTTTGCTTCAAAAGATGGGATATAAAAGTGGTCAGGCCCTTGGCAAGAGTG gAGATGGTATTGTTGAACCAATTCCTCTCCATGTTAAAACag GAAAAAGTGGCATTGGTCACGAGGCATTATTAAAACGGAGAGCAGAggaaaaactggaaagctacaggagaaagattcacatgaaaaaccaagcTGAGGAAAAAGCTGCAGAACAGTTTCG AATGCGACTTAAAAGTAAGCAAGATGAAATGAAGCTAGAAGGAGATCTTAAAAAAAGCCAGAGAGTGTGTCAACAACTAGATACTCAGAAG AATATTCAGGTTCCCAGGGAGGCATGGTACTGGTTAAGACTTGAAGAGGAGactgaaaaagaggaagaagaagaaaaagaacaagaggaAGATGAATATAAGAGTGAAGATTTAAGT GTCCTGGAAAGATTACAAATATTGACTGGTTATTTAAGACAAGAACATCTCTATTGTATTTGGTGTGGAACAGACTATGAAG ATAAAGAAGACCTATCTTCAAATTGCCCAGGACCAACTTCTGCAGATCATGACTAA
- the GPATCH11 gene encoding G patch domain-containing protein 11 isoform X2 gives MKLSMAEEEDYMSDSFINVQEDIRPGLPMLRQIREARRKEEKQQETNLKNRQKSLKDEEQERRDIGLKNALGCENKGFALLQKMGYKSGQALGKSGDGIVEPIPLHVKTGKSGIGHEALLKRRAEEKLESYRRKIHMKNQAEEKAAEQFRMRLKSKQDEMKLEGDLKKSQRVCQQLDTQKVLERLQILTGYLRQEHLYCIWCGTDYEDKEDLSSNCPGPTSADHD, from the exons ATGAAGTTGAGCATGGCAGAAGAAGAGGACTACATGTCTGATTCCTTCATTAATGTCCA AGAAGATATCAGACCAGGATTGCCAATGCTGAGGCAAATCCGAGAAGCCCGTcgaaaagaagaaaagcaacaggaaactaatttgaaaaataggcagaagaGTTTGAAAGATGAAGAACAAGAAAGACGTGACATTGGGTTGAAGAATGCATTAGGCTGTGAAAATAAAGGTTTTGCTTTGCTTCAAAAGATGGGATATAAAAGTGGTCAGGCCCTTGGCAAGAGTG gAGATGGTATTGTTGAACCAATTCCTCTCCATGTTAAAACag GAAAAAGTGGCATTGGTCACGAGGCATTATTAAAACGGAGAGCAGAggaaaaactggaaagctacaggagaaagattcacatgaaaaaccaagcTGAGGAAAAAGCTGCAGAACAGTTTCG AATGCGACTTAAAAGTAAGCAAGATGAAATGAAGCTAGAAGGAGATCTTAAAAAAAGCCAGAGAGTGTGTCAACAACTAGATACTCAGAAG GTCCTGGAAAGATTACAAATATTGACTGGTTATTTAAGACAAGAACATCTCTATTGTATTTGGTGTGGAACAGACTATGAAG ATAAAGAAGACCTATCTTCAAATTGCCCAGGACCAACTTCTGCAGATCATGACTAA